A genomic segment from Desulfurella amilsii encodes:
- a CDS encoding MotE family protein, whose translation MKKSSKIKILLTISVLFFTIGTAKAFAQNIGDVNQKINELKALEKVIDEKTAQLRVQQQNIENQKKQLEQSQNTLKNQLKNLNNQIEQAKKELESLQKNIISQKIQKLATIYAQAKPSAAAEELSNMDPQTTAEILTFMQSRQAGAIISKMDPKTAANIFSLYLKSKHQ comes from the coding sequence ATGAAGAAAAGCTCAAAGATCAAAATTTTATTAACGATATCAGTACTATTTTTTACAATAGGAACAGCTAAAGCCTTTGCTCAAAATATAGGCGATGTAAATCAAAAAATTAATGAACTCAAAGCTTTGGAAAAAGTAATTGACGAAAAAACTGCCCAGCTAAGAGTGCAGCAGCAAAACATAGAAAACCAAAAAAAACAACTTGAACAAAGCCAAAATACTCTTAAAAATCAGCTAAAAAATCTTAACAATCAAATAGAACAAGCCAAAAAAGAATTAGAAAGTTTACAAAAAAATATCATTAGTCAAAAAATTCAAAAATTAGCAACAATTTATGCCCAAGCAAAACCATCTGCCGCAGCAGAAGAATTATCAAATATGGATCCCCAAACTACAGCAGAAATTCTAACCTTTATGCAATCAAGGCAAGCTGGCGCAATTATCTCCAAAATGGACCCAAAGACAGCTGCAAATATATTTAGCTTATATTTAAAATCTAAACATCAATAA
- a CDS encoding flagellar export protein FliJ: MFAFKFEKIKNLKENLINIKIIKLSEINNQIKQKMQRISELKNQIKIFYKRFDDQIKTHVDFSILKYLSEEILACELEIKSIQKTIEELEVKKKIQIEVIKNLHKEIKKFEKLKEHYKERYIYEEKLKDQNFINDISTIFYNRNS, translated from the coding sequence ATGTTTGCTTTTAAATTTGAAAAAATCAAAAATTTAAAAGAAAATCTTATAAACATTAAAATAATAAAACTTAGCGAAATAAACAACCAGATAAAACAAAAAATGCAGCGCATAAGTGAACTCAAAAACCAGATAAAAATTTTTTATAAGCGCTTTGATGACCAGATAAAAACACATGTGGATTTTAGTATTTTAAAGTATCTATCTGAAGAAATTCTAGCATGTGAGCTAGAAATTAAATCAATTCAAAAAACTATAGAAGAACTAGAAGTAAAAAAAAAGATACAAATTGAGGTTATCAAAAACCTACATAAAGAAATAAAAAAATTTGAAAAATTAAAAGAACACTATAAAGAGAGGTATATATATGAAGAAAAGCTCAAAGATCAAAATTTTATTAACGATATCAGTACTATTTTTTACAATAGGAACAGCTAA